The sequence GCATCATAGCCATTTTTCTGATATATATTTTTCTCGAAACCAGCTTCTGCAATAGCGTGAACATTTCCATTAATTTTTGAGGAAATAAATCCCTGATACAGTTTTCTGTCTGAAAAAAATCCAACACCTGCATTCAAAACATCAAACCCAACCATAAAATTCGGTTCATACTTCCAATGAGGCTTTTTTATTTCTTCTTTCTTTTCCTCCTGCGCACAGATTAAGATTCCTAACAGGCTAAAAAATAAGGTAAAGATTAGTCTTGTCTTCATTCAATATTTGATTTTGTCCATTTTCCACATTTTGAACCGGATCAGCAGTTATTAATGCTGAGCTTACATTCTCATATGTTTTTTTAGCACCACATCCGGGAGAGACATAGGTAGCCTTTGTAGTGTATGTTACTCTTACTTTTGATTCTTTACTTTTAGTAGATGTTTTAAAATAAATATCCGTATAAGGAGAATCATCCACTCTCAAAGGAATAAGCCTTGAATCAATATTTTTCAGCCATCCCAGATCTACCTTCCCTGAGCCATAATCTACAGCCACAGATAATGAATCCAGCGTTCTCTCCTTTCCCGAATCTGCTGTTTTAAAAGCAACCTTCATTCTTGGTGTACCTTCACCGCTTTCACAGATGTCATCATCGCTGCCACATGAAAAGAACATTCCAACCAAGCAAAGCATTATGAGAAATTTAAAATACTTCATACTAAAGATTTGAACTCAAATTTAATTAATTTATTTTTTAATCAGCAATGCTATATTTTCCACATGATGCGTTTGTGGGAACATATCAACCGGTAATATCTTTACTACAGTATAGTGTTCTTTCATCAATGCCAGATCTCTCGCCTGAGTTGCTGAATTACAACTTACATACACTACTTTCTCCGGAGCTAATTTCAAGATTTGCTCTACTACTTTTTGGTGCATTCCATCTCTTGGAGGATCCGTAATCAGGACATCTGCTTTAGGATGATTCTCCATAAATTCGTCGTTAAAGACATTTTTCATATCTCCACAATAGAAAGTTGTATTGGTAAGACCATTTAATTCAGCATGCTCAATGGCTGCATTAATGGCTTCCTGAACAGATTCTATCCCAATTACCTGTTTTGCATTTCTTGCCACATACTGAGCAATGGTTCCTGTTCCGGTATATAAGTCATATACCACTTCATCTCCTTTTAGATCTGCAAACTCAAGGGTTTTTCTGTATAACTCCAAAGCCTGCTTATAGTTGGTCTGGAAGAATGATTTTGGTCCGATTTTAAACTTCAGCCCGTCCATTTCTTCCATTAAATATCCCTCACCAAAATATACATTAATATCCAGATCATAGATTGAGTCATTGGCTTTTGGATTAATAGCATATACTAATGTTTTGATCTGTGGAAACTTCTCCAGAATGAAGGCGAAAAGTTTCTCTCTGTTTTCTTTTTCTTCTCTAAATAGCTGGAATAATACCATCCATTCTCCTTTAGAGTTTTGTCTCATCATTAAGGTTCTAAGGAATCCTTCATGGTTTCTTACATCAAAGAAATCTAGTCCGTTTTCAACAGCATATCCTTTTACAGCCAATCTTATTGCATTGGATGGATCTTCCTGCAGGAAACATTCTTTTAGGTCTAAAATCTTACTCCACATTCCCGGAATATGGAATCCTAAAGCGTCTTTACTTCCGAAATTCTCTTCAGAACTGATCTCATACTGAGTAAGCCATCTTGCATTGGAGAAAGAAAACTCCATTTTATTTCTATAAAAATACTGTTCTTGTGAACCTAGAATGGATACAGTTTCGAAATCTTCGATCCCTCCAATTCTTTTGATATTGTTATATACTTCTTCCTGTTTAAAATCAAGTTGTTTTTCATAGCTCATATTTTGCCACTTACACCCACCGCAAGTTCCAAAGTGAACACATTTTGGTTCTGTTCTGAAAGGAGATTTTTCCAAAACATCTACTGCTTCTCCTTCATAATATTTGGATTTGGCTTTTTTCACTCTTACATTCACAATATCTCCCGGAATTGCTCCTGAAACCAATACTGTTTTTCCGTCTTCTGTTTTTCCGATAGCCACTCCTTTTGCTCCGGCAGTTAACAGCTTTATATTTTCAAGAACTAAATTTTTCTTATTCTTTCTGCTCATTCTAAAATTTTCTATTTTCCTAATTGAAACTTTAAAAGTTTCATTTTGCAAAAATACAATAAAAAAAACCTTATCCGAGGATAAGGTTCTGATCTATATTAAAGTTTATTATTTTGTAGGTACTGGTTGTGGATTTGCAGACTGTGGTGCAGTAGGGTCAATCTGTAACTGTTGCTGCATTTGTGCATTCGGATCTACTTTTGGAGCGGCAAGCCCTGTTAGTTTATCTAGAATGGTTACAAATTCCTGTTCACCAAGGTTTACAAATGATCTGCTGGCAATTTTCCCGTCTTTATCAACGATTACAAAGCAAGGCAATTTAAATCCGTATACTCCATATTTTTTAGCAATCTCAGACTCCATTCCTTTTTCTCCGTAAACATTTACTCCCGGAATACCTTTTAATAATGAATTGCTTGTTTTGATAAACTGATCTTTTGTATCATCTACATTCACAAAAACAAAGTTCATTTTAGATTTGTAGAAATTAACAACTTCTTTTAAAACCGGTACTGTAGCCTCACCAATATATGGATTCCATGAAGCGTAGAAAAACAACATATAAGGTTTTCCTTTGTTTTCAGAAAGTTTGTATGCTTTTCCATCCTGTTTTACTAATGCTGC is a genomic window of Chryseobacterium nakagawai containing:
- a CDS encoding DUF6452 family protein; this translates as MLCLVGMFFSCGSDDDICESGEGTPRMKVAFKTADSGKERTLDSLSVAVDYGSGKVDLGWLKNIDSRLIPLRVDDSPYTDIYFKTSTKSKESKVRVTYTTKATYVSPGCGAKKTYENVSSALITADPVQNVENGQNQILNEDKTNLYLIF
- the rlmD gene encoding 23S rRNA (uracil(1939)-C(5))-methyltransferase RlmD, producing MSRKNKKNLVLENIKLLTAGAKGVAIGKTEDGKTVLVSGAIPGDIVNVRVKKAKSKYYEGEAVDVLEKSPFRTEPKCVHFGTCGGCKWQNMSYEKQLDFKQEEVYNNIKRIGGIEDFETVSILGSQEQYFYRNKMEFSFSNARWLTQYEISSEENFGSKDALGFHIPGMWSKILDLKECFLQEDPSNAIRLAVKGYAVENGLDFFDVRNHEGFLRTLMMRQNSKGEWMVLFQLFREEKENREKLFAFILEKFPQIKTLVYAINPKANDSIYDLDINVYFGEGYLMEEMDGLKFKIGPKSFFQTNYKQALELYRKTLEFADLKGDEVVYDLYTGTGTIAQYVARNAKQVIGIESVQEAINAAIEHAELNGLTNTTFYCGDMKNVFNDEFMENHPKADVLITDPPRDGMHQKVVEQILKLAPEKVVYVSCNSATQARDLALMKEHYTVVKILPVDMFPQTHHVENIALLIKK